A genomic stretch from Halichoerus grypus chromosome 7, mHalGry1.hap1.1, whole genome shotgun sequence includes:
- the IL20 gene encoding interleukin-20 isoform X2, which translates to MKASGLPICLLSAAFYLFWTPSAGLKTLHLGSCVINTNLQEMQSGFSEIRDSVQAKDEIIDIRILRKTESLQDTKPADQCCLLRHILRLYLDKVFKNYQTPDHHILRKTSSLANSFLTIKKDLRLCLTPQAAVVKALGELNILLQWMEEMK; encoded by the exons ATGAAAGCCTCTGGTCTTCCcatctgccttctctctgctgcATTTTATCTCTTCTGGACACCTTCTGCTGGGCTGAAGACACTCCATTTGGGAAGCTGTGTGATCAACACAAACCTTCAGGAAATGCAAAGTGGATTTTCTGAGATACGAGACAGTGTG CAAGCCAAAGATGAAATCATTGATATCAGAATCTTGAGGAAGACTGAGTCTTTGCAAGACACAAAG CCTGCAGATCAGTGCTGCCTACTCCGCCATATACTGAGACTCTACCTGGACAAGGTATTCAAAAACTATCAGACTCCTGACCACCATATCCTCCGGAAGACCAGCAGTCTTGCCAACTCTTTTCTTACCATCAAGAAGGACCTCCGGCTCTGT CTTACGCCTCAGGCAGCAGTGGTGAAGGCTTTGGGAGAGCTCAACATTCTCCTGCAATGGATGGAGGAGATGAAATAG
- the IL20 gene encoding interleukin-20 isoform X1, translating to MKASGLPICLLSAAFYLFWTPSAGLKTLHLGSCVINTNLQEMQSGFSEIRDSVQAKDEIIDIRILRKTESLQDTKPADQCCLLRHILRLYLDKVFKNYQTPDHHILRKTSSLANSFLTIKKDLRLCHAHMTCPCGEEAMEKYSQILSHFKELTPQAAVVKALGELNILLQWMEEMK from the exons ATGAAAGCCTCTGGTCTTCCcatctgccttctctctgctgcATTTTATCTCTTCTGGACACCTTCTGCTGGGCTGAAGACACTCCATTTGGGAAGCTGTGTGATCAACACAAACCTTCAGGAAATGCAAAGTGGATTTTCTGAGATACGAGACAGTGTG CAAGCCAAAGATGAAATCATTGATATCAGAATCTTGAGGAAGACTGAGTCTTTGCAAGACACAAAG CCTGCAGATCAGTGCTGCCTACTCCGCCATATACTGAGACTCTACCTGGACAAGGTATTCAAAAACTATCAGACTCCTGACCACCATATCCTCCGGAAGACCAGCAGTCTTGCCAACTCTTTTCTTACCATCAAGAAGGACCTCCGGCTCTGT CATGCCCATATGACATGCCCTTGTGGAGAGGAAGCAATGGAGAAATACAGCCAGATTCTGAGTCACTTCAAAGAG CTTACGCCTCAGGCAGCAGTGGTGAAGGCTTTGGGAGAGCTCAACATTCTCCTGCAATGGATGGAGGAGATGAAATAG